A single window of Anomalospiza imberbis isolate Cuckoo-Finch-1a 21T00152 unplaced genomic scaffold, ASM3175350v1 scaffold_48, whole genome shotgun sequence DNA harbors:
- the LOC137466947 gene encoding maestro heat-like repeat family member 5 → MLRSFFLPFIQDNSHVQLLSILLFQTLVSLPLEKEEKALKTHVRQSLLPLFFHCHDENQHVAQVSQETLLCVAEFLKRRDLQKLVKNKKLWKFTECLLADDRSRAAEHLRRALQYLDSPQQSLREEAIRFIGEP, encoded by the exons atgctgaggtctttttttcttcctttcatacaggacaatagccatgtgcagctgctctccatactgctcttccaaacattggtgtctcttccactggaaaaggaagagaaggccctgaagacacacgtgcgccagagcctgctgccactcttcttccactgccatgatgagaatcagcatgtggcacag gtttctcaggaaacgctgctttgtgtggctgagttcctgaagaggagggatcttcaaaaactggtgaagaacaagaagctgtggaagttcaccgagtgcctg ctggccgacgacaggagccgagcggccgagcacctgcgccgggccctgcagtacctggacagcccgcagcagtccctgcgagaggaggccatcaggttcatcggtgagccgtga